CTCCCCCGACAATAAATCATAATAATCATAGCTGCCTCCCGCAGATTTTGGTCTAGGGGGCGGCGAATAGCTAAAACCTCCGCTCTTAGGCACGCAAGAACTTGGTGCCACGGGGGGCGTTTCCACTTCAAAAGGATTGTAAGTTTTATCCACCGAAATTTCTGGATAAGAAATATCTTTTCTTTTATCCAAAATCGGGACATCTATTTGTACCGTAGAATCAAAATCCAAAGGTGGCGTTACTTGATATTGCCCGAGAGCATGCTTTGTTGCAGCTCTTAATTGAGCAAAAATGCTATATTCATCTTCAAACTTAATTTCAGTTTTGGTCGGGTGAATATTAATGTCGATTTTTTCGGGCGGAAGCTCCAAAAAAATAAAATAACTGGGATGATTGCCTTTGGATATTAAATCCTCGAAAGCGTTTTGTATACTTTTATGCAAATAATTACTCTTAATGAATCGATGATTCACAAAGAAAAATTGTTCGCCTCGTGATTTTTTGGCAATATTGGGTTTTCCCACATAGCCAGTAATCTTTACAATATCAGTTTCTTCGAAAATGGGTACTAGCTGACCTTCGATTTTGCGACCAAAAATGTGCAAAACGCGTTGTGCTAAATTTGCTTTTGTGAGCCTAAAAATTTCTTCGTCGTTGTGAATTAAGGTAAAATCTATATTTTCATGCGAAAGTGCCACACGATGAAATTCATCTAAAATATGGCGAAATTCTACGGCATTTGATTTCAAGAAATTACGACGCGCAGGAACATTGTAAAATAAATTTTTCACAGAAATAATGCTCCCTTTTTGTGTAACTACAGGCTCTTGGCTTTCAAAATCGCCACCGCTAATCTGCACGCAAGTTCCCACCGTATCTTCGTCTTGTTTAGTCTTTAGCTCCACTTGCGCCACCG
This Ornithobacterium rhinotracheale DNA region includes the following protein-coding sequences:
- the mutL gene encoding DNA mismatch repair endonuclease MutL — protein: MSDIIQLLPPQVANQIAAGEVVQRPASVVKELLENAVDAGATQIQLIVKDAGRTLVQVIDNGKGMSVTDARMAFERHATSKIHTSDDIFKIMTKGFRGEALASIAAVAQVELKTKQDEDTVGTCVQISGGDFESQEPVVTQKGSIISVKNLFYNVPARRNFLKSNAVEFRHILDEFHRVALSHENIDFTLIHNDEEIFRLTKANLAQRVLHIFGRKIEGQLVPIFEETDIVKITGYVGKPNIAKKSRGEQFFFVNHRFIKSNYLHKSIQNAFEDLISKGNHPSYFIFLELPPEKIDINIHPTKTEIKFEDEYSIFAQLRAATKHALGQYQVTPPLDFDSTVQIDVPILDKRKDISYPEISVDKTYNPFEVETPPVAPSSCVPKSGGFSYSPPPRPKSAGGSYDYYDLLSGEEELQTTFVPQEEIQETSQVLQWNNAYIVATYKGDLLLIDQHRAHQTILFYNFKNLAQKNTLSQQLLFPIEYPLNEKEKSLLNESLSDWLSFGFDMEVQGDVCLVNAIPSEISQENMIEILQHFFEEESVDDLGELKEHLCRIMAKSAAVKKGTTLNEAEINHLVQELFKLEQFNYSPFGKKIYYSLSLQEIQKKLD